A region from the Desulfitobacterium dehalogenans ATCC 51507 genome encodes:
- a CDS encoding Holliday junction DNA helicase yields MSYYLGIDASLTSPGFCVAGGISPYISSSNYKSKKTGFERIVDIHDEVVNYLSGFPIKIIMEELPAGSKGSYTIERAELVGVIKSTIYRMNLWGKFFLVNPSTLKKFATGKGNCDKPAMILQAYKEFGLEFVCNDECDAFWLVQVGRALDDHWDGLNRTKLREGVIEKLRGV; encoded by the coding sequence GTGAGTTATTATCTTGGGATAGATGCTTCATTGACATCGCCGGGTTTCTGTGTGGCGGGGGGAATTTCGCCATATATCAGTTCCAGTAATTATAAAAGTAAAAAAACAGGGTTTGAGCGAATAGTTGATATTCATGATGAGGTAGTCAATTATCTTTCTGGTTTCCCAATAAAGATCATTATGGAAGAGCTTCCAGCCGGTTCTAAAGGTAGTTATACGATTGAACGAGCAGAGCTGGTTGGGGTAATTAAAAGCACAATTTACAGGATGAATTTATGGGGTAAGTTTTTTCTCGTTAATCCTTCCACTTTAAAAAAATTTGCTACAGGAAAAGGGAACTGCGATAAACCCGCCATGATTCTCCAAGCGTACAAAGAATTCGGACTCGAATTTGTCTGCAATGATGAATGTGATGCCTTTTGGTTGGTCCAGGTTGGCCGGGCTTTGGATGACCATTGGGATGGGCTGAACCGGACGAAGCTCCGGGAGGGTGTGATCGAGAAGTTGAGGGGGGTATGA
- a CDS encoding transcriptional regulator, giving the protein MEERIEKHIYQYVEAELRNYPTYKKIVADYDKELLYTGAKSGLAKDPTGRFPENLTSDSVHSEVVKIMANESRVARAKDVIMCIEDVLEELSEQDKQLIEMKYFKGYYTDFGIIRELRFTERTYYRHKRDLIRRFALRMRVL; this is encoded by the coding sequence ATGGAAGAAAGAATTGAAAAGCATATATACCAATATGTCGAAGCAGAACTTAGGAATTATCCGACTTACAAAAAGATTGTTGCAGATTACGATAAAGAGCTATTGTACACGGGAGCTAAGTCAGGATTAGCTAAGGACCCTACGGGGAGGTTTCCGGAAAACCTGACCAGTGATTCAGTGCATAGCGAAGTGGTGAAAATCATGGCTAATGAGAGTAGGGTGGCCAGGGCTAAAGATGTCATCATGTGTATCGAAGATGTTTTAGAGGAATTGTCAGAGCAGGATAAGCAGTTAATTGAAATGAAGTACTTCAAGGGTTACTATACTGATTTTGGGATTATACGTGAACTTCGTTTCACCGAAAGAACATATTATCGGCATAAAAGAGATCTAATCAGGCGGTTTGCTTTGAGGATGAGGGTACTATAA
- a CDS encoding phage tail terminator family protein — protein sequence MGAITFNLVRDSVIAALHLYFPGIDIYGEEIRQGFEEPCFFVKLFPVSQEQLLGRRYKRNHSFDIHYFPTEAGEGEEQRQNEDMHDMAEALYDKMEMVPVTGGLIRGVKMRHEIVDGVLHFFVDYNFHVLREAVPDPPMQTMEPEGFIRG from the coding sequence ATGGGCGCTATTACATTTAACCTTGTCCGGGATAGTGTTATCGCCGCCTTGCATCTTTACTTCCCCGGCATTGACATATACGGAGAAGAGATAAGGCAGGGCTTTGAGGAGCCTTGTTTTTTTGTGAAGCTCTTCCCGGTGTCCCAGGAGCAACTCCTTGGCAGGCGATACAAACGGAACCACTCCTTTGATATTCACTACTTTCCTACGGAGGCCGGAGAGGGTGAGGAGCAGCGACAGAATGAAGATATGCATGATATGGCAGAAGCTTTATATGACAAGATGGAGATGGTCCCTGTGACGGGCGGACTGATACGCGGGGTGAAGATGCGGCATGAAATCGTGGATGGGGTGCTGCATTTTTTTGTGGACTATAATTTCCATGTGCTCAGGGAAGCTGTCCCCGATCCACCCATGCAAACCATGGAACCGGAGGGATTTATTCGTGGCTAA
- a CDS encoding AP2 domain-containing protein: MGRFINLSGQKFGRLTAIERAENRGTKTMWLCECDCGNRKIIAAGDLGSGRTNSCGCLRKEYVAAKNYIHGHTDDRLNSIWRDMKKRCYNPRNKSYKDYGARGIELCNEWRNDFMSFYKWAIANGYSDELSIDRIDNDKGYEPSNCRWATRLTQNINQRIRKDNKTGVRGVRWDKNLGKYEAFISIKGVRFGLGFFEGLDEATKVRRDAEKQYHFNNESTESLVICLGEMSDTG, from the coding sequence ATGGGGAGATTTATTAATTTATCTGGGCAAAAATTTGGAAGGTTGACAGCAATCGAAAGAGCTGAAAACAGGGGAACAAAAACAATGTGGCTCTGTGAATGCGATTGCGGTAATAGAAAAATTATTGCAGCAGGAGATCTGGGCAGTGGAAGAACAAATAGCTGTGGCTGTCTCAGAAAAGAGTATGTGGCTGCAAAAAACTACATCCATGGGCACACTGATGACAGATTAAACTCTATTTGGCGAGACATGAAGAAGCGATGCTATAACCCAAGGAACAAATCTTATAAGGACTATGGAGCAAGGGGAATAGAGCTCTGTAATGAGTGGCGTAATGACTTCATGAGCTTTTATAAATGGGCAATAGCTAATGGATATTCAGATGAATTAAGTATCGACAGAATAGATAATGATAAAGGTTATGAGCCGTCCAATTGTAGGTGGGCCACTCGATTAACGCAAAACATCAACCAAAGGATCAGGAAAGATAACAAAACGGGTGTGAGGGGTGTGCGATGGGATAAGAACCTTGGAAAATATGAGGCGTTTATATCAATTAAAGGGGTTCGATTTGGCCTAGGATTCTTTGAAGGCTTAGATGAAGCGACTAAGGTTAGAAGGGATGCGGAAAAGCAGTACCATTTTAATAATGAGTCCACAGAAAGCCTTGTTATTTGCTTAGGTGAAATGAGTGATACTGGATGA
- a CDS encoding HK97 gp10 family phage protein — protein sequence MAKWGSFKFDEIEKLAKTFQKALDERVIDRFMQEFLAEMAMRALRKIKKRTPVNSGDLRRKWEVGKVIRMGDAYVVEIFNPVEFASYVEYGFRAHWVPGHWEGNRFVYDKGAIKLSKEARAAYREKYGSTGMMVGKKNGWVQGRFMVTISMQEMEREMPKYLAKRQMELLEQIMNGRPPKKG from the coding sequence ATGGCAAAGTGGGGCAGCTTTAAGTTCGACGAAATAGAAAAGCTGGCTAAAACCTTTCAAAAAGCCTTGGATGAGCGTGTTATCGATCGCTTTATGCAGGAATTTCTTGCAGAGATGGCGATGCGAGCGCTGCGGAAGATCAAGAAGCGGACACCTGTGAACTCTGGAGACCTCCGTCGAAAATGGGAGGTCGGCAAGGTCATCCGCATGGGTGATGCCTATGTTGTGGAGATATTTAACCCTGTTGAGTTTGCCTCCTACGTTGAGTACGGTTTTAGGGCGCATTGGGTCCCTGGGCATTGGGAAGGCAATCGTTTTGTGTATGACAAAGGGGCTATTAAGCTTTCCAAAGAGGCACGGGCCGCCTACCGTGAAAAGTACGGATCCACTGGCATGATGGTAGGAAAGAAAAATGGCTGGGTCCAAGGCCGTTTTATGGTGACCATCTCCATGCAGGAAATGGAACGAGAGATGCCCAAATACCTGGCTAAAAGGCAAATGGAATTGTTGGAACAGATTATGAATGGCCGGCCACCAAAGAAGGGGTGA
- a CDS encoding PBSX family phage terminase large subunit, with protein MLGKIKKKVKQAVFKFHPFSLKQKKILTWWCDDSPVKDKDGIIADGAIRSGKTISMAMSFIMWAMHRFDDQNFGMCGKTIGSFRRNVVFWLKIMLRCRGYQVEDKRSDNLLIVYWRDKVNHFYIFGGKDERSQDLIQGITLAGILFDEVALMPESFVKQGTGRCSVEGSKFWFNCNPQGPYHWFKTEWIDKKREKNLIYLHFTMDDNLSLSETVKERYRRMYSGVFFKRYILGLWVMAEGVIYDMFDEVRHKVPVADRKYTEFYVSGDYGTQNPTTFGLWGKSSGKWYKIKEYYYSGRDQERQKTDEEFYQELEKFIGDIKIKAVIIDPSAASFIATIKKHGKFRVKKAKNDVLEGIRNMATALSDGLILYNDCCINTFREFFSYIWDEKAADRGEDKPVKQNDHCMDADRYFVNTILFSRSGVYFD; from the coding sequence ATGCTGGGGAAGATTAAGAAGAAAGTCAAGCAGGCAGTATTTAAGTTCCACCCCTTTAGCTTAAAGCAGAAAAAGATACTGACCTGGTGGTGTGATGATTCCCCGGTTAAAGATAAAGACGGAATCATAGCAGACGGGGCTATTCGTTCCGGGAAAACCATCAGTATGGCTATGTCTTTCATCATGTGGGCTATGCATCGGTTCGATGATCAGAACTTCGGGATGTGCGGTAAAACCATTGGTTCATTTAGGAGAAACGTTGTCTTCTGGCTCAAAATAATGTTGCGGTGCAGGGGTTATCAGGTCGAGGATAAGCGATCGGATAACCTGCTTATTGTTTACTGGAGAGACAAAGTCAATCATTTCTACATTTTCGGGGGCAAGGACGAGCGAAGCCAGGACCTGATCCAAGGGATTACGCTGGCCGGCATCTTGTTTGACGAGGTAGCCTTGATGCCAGAATCCTTTGTTAAGCAAGGCACCGGACGTTGCTCAGTTGAAGGCTCAAAGTTTTGGTTCAACTGCAACCCGCAAGGGCCTTATCACTGGTTTAAGACTGAATGGATTGACAAGAAGCGTGAAAAGAATTTAATCTATCTGCATTTCACTATGGACGACAATTTGAGTCTGTCGGAAACGGTGAAAGAAAGATACCGGAGGATGTATTCCGGAGTATTCTTTAAGCGTTATATCCTTGGCCTTTGGGTCATGGCCGAAGGCGTAATCTATGACATGTTTGATGAGGTGCGACATAAGGTTCCTGTCGCGGATCGTAAGTACACTGAGTTTTATGTCTCAGGTGACTATGGCACCCAGAACCCAACAACCTTCGGACTATGGGGAAAAAGCTCTGGTAAATGGTACAAGATCAAAGAGTATTATTACTCAGGCCGTGACCAGGAGAGGCAGAAGACTGACGAAGAGTTCTATCAGGAGCTTGAGAAGTTTATAGGAGATATCAAAATCAAAGCAGTGATCATCGACCCGAGCGCTGCTTCTTTTATTGCCACGATTAAGAAGCATGGTAAGTTTCGCGTTAAAAAGGCCAAGAATGATGTGCTGGAAGGTATCAGGAATATGGCCACAGCCCTTAGTGATGGGCTGATTTTATATAACGACTGCTGCATCAACACATTCCGGGAGTTCTTCTCCTACATCTGGGACGAAAAGGCGGCTGACCGTGGAGAAGATAAGCCGGTTAAGCAGAATGACCACTGTATGGATGCGGACAGGTATTTTGTTAATACGATATTGTTCAGCAGGTCAGGGGTTTATTTTGACTAG
- a CDS encoding minor capsid protein: MKTAEYWGKRSTQIAKRQFDKADEYSAALRKEYNRAILSIQKDMEVFYQRFADNNGIVDMAEARRLLNSKELKEFHWTLEEFTERAKNNADGKWTQQLDNAYFRTRVSRLEALQMQINHQVEMLAGSKQQGVRTLLDDAYTDTYYRTLFELQKGTGIGVSFAKVDERGLETILGTKLDGRNWSQRVWDDRTRLKQEIYTKLSQSFIRGDSLDKTTQDLVKRMDVSYSNAYRLIQTETAFFVEQATFKSYEESGVVSKFEILATLDSRTSDICQAMDGKVFKVSEQEVGINAPPFHVHCRTTTVPYFDDEEDVGERIARDPKTKKTYNVPGDMAYPEWYDKHVVEKYGKEQAELMKKQEVNLRSDQKQYTRYKELLGKDAPKTFDDFQELKYTETEKWAAMNRQFDTFEKIKNGPYSDEYKVKLKGTYRYFRQDGHELRIHALNRTVGQKQSKGKVQFTREDIMGMMKKPPNFIQEDGHLVRFENGIAIIQANDTNEILSIVTRSKAKANWKEV, encoded by the coding sequence ATGAAGACGGCAGAGTATTGGGGCAAGCGGTCCACACAGATCGCCAAGCGGCAATTCGATAAGGCCGATGAGTATTCGGCAGCCCTCCGCAAAGAGTATAACCGAGCAATCCTCTCCATCCAAAAAGATATGGAAGTCTTTTATCAACGATTTGCCGATAACAACGGCATCGTGGACATGGCAGAGGCCCGTAGGTTGCTTAATTCTAAAGAGTTAAAAGAATTTCACTGGACATTAGAGGAGTTCACCGAGAGGGCAAAAAATAACGCCGATGGCAAATGGACACAACAGCTTGATAATGCCTATTTTCGCACGCGTGTGAGCCGTCTGGAGGCTCTGCAAATGCAAATCAATCATCAGGTCGAAATGTTGGCTGGAAGCAAGCAGCAGGGTGTTAGAACTCTTCTGGATGATGCTTACACAGATACCTACTACCGGACACTGTTCGAGCTTCAAAAAGGCACAGGCATCGGAGTAAGCTTCGCCAAGGTGGATGAGCGAGGATTAGAAACCATCCTTGGCACAAAGTTGGACGGGCGCAATTGGTCACAGCGGGTTTGGGATGACCGAACGAGGCTGAAGCAAGAAATATATACGAAGTTGTCGCAGTCTTTCATCCGTGGTGATAGCCTTGATAAAACCACCCAAGACTTGGTTAAGCGCATGGATGTGTCCTACTCTAATGCATACCGGCTTATCCAGACAGAAACAGCCTTCTTCGTGGAACAGGCAACTTTCAAGAGTTATGAAGAAAGCGGTGTTGTAAGCAAATTTGAGATTTTGGCCACACTCGATAGCCGAACGAGTGATATATGCCAGGCGATGGACGGCAAAGTGTTTAAGGTGTCTGAGCAAGAAGTCGGCATCAATGCCCCTCCATTTCATGTTCATTGCCGGACCACGACAGTTCCTTATTTTGATGACGAGGAAGACGTTGGGGAGAGAATAGCCAGGGACCCGAAGACTAAAAAGACCTACAACGTGCCGGGGGATATGGCTTATCCAGAATGGTACGATAAGCATGTTGTGGAGAAGTACGGCAAAGAACAGGCAGAGCTTATGAAAAAGCAGGAGGTCAATCTGCGATCAGACCAGAAACAGTACACACGCTATAAGGAACTTTTGGGCAAAGATGCGCCGAAAACCTTTGATGACTTCCAGGAATTGAAGTATACTGAAACTGAGAAATGGGCTGCTATGAATAGGCAGTTTGATACCTTTGAAAAGATTAAGAACGGACCATATTCTGATGAGTATAAGGTTAAACTTAAAGGCACCTATCGATATTTCAGACAAGATGGGCATGAACTTAGAATCCACGCCTTGAATCGGACGGTAGGACAAAAACAGAGCAAGGGAAAGGTTCAATTTACCAGAGAAGATATTATGGGTATGATGAAAAAACCGCCTAACTTTATTCAAGAAGACGGGCATCTTGTTCGGTTTGAAAATGGCATTGCCATTATTCAGGCAAACGACACTAATGAGATTCTATCCATTGTTACGAGAAGTAAAGCAAAAGCAAATTGGAAGGAGGTATAG
- a CDS encoding terminase small subunit, with product MARERSPDRDKAFEIYQQHQGDIANREIAKLLDIPEKTISVWKLRDKWKERIGCSTSKTERSTTKRKQDESGNKNANSIEAKSNTELSNLTEKQVLFVAEYLTDFNATRAAMAVGYSKKSAHAIGWENLRKPEIQAEIQRQTAIVTDNLGITSQRVLLEYLKIAFADIGEYVTFGQREVPVMGPFGPLYEGKGKNKKPITEIVNYIDLNESAELDSSLISEVKMGRNGTSIKLHDKMKALEKLEKYLDLLPDNHKRRMEEEKLKLEEEKFRLEQRKAGDLEQDEPADDGFIDALNAVAGEVWSDAGED from the coding sequence GTGGCGAGAGAGCGCAGCCCAGACAGAGACAAAGCCTTTGAGATTTATCAGCAGCATCAAGGAGATATAGCGAATCGGGAAATCGCCAAGCTTTTAGATATTCCGGAAAAGACCATCAGCGTATGGAAGCTTCGCGATAAGTGGAAAGAAAGAATTGGTTGTAGTACTTCAAAGACTGAACGTAGTACTACAAAGCGTAAGCAAGACGAATCTGGGAATAAGAATGCCAACAGCATAGAAGCAAAAAGTAATACTGAACTTTCGAACCTGACTGAAAAGCAGGTTCTTTTTGTTGCTGAATATTTGACCGACTTCAACGCGACCCGGGCGGCAATGGCAGTTGGGTATAGCAAGAAGAGCGCTCATGCCATAGGGTGGGAAAACCTTAGGAAACCTGAAATTCAGGCTGAGATACAGCGTCAGACGGCAATCGTAACCGATAATCTAGGCATTACCTCGCAGAGAGTCCTTCTCGAATACCTGAAGATCGCCTTTGCTGACATCGGAGAATACGTCACCTTCGGTCAGCGTGAAGTTCCGGTTATGGGACCATTCGGACCGTTGTATGAGGGAAAAGGCAAGAACAAAAAACCCATAACTGAAATCGTCAACTATATTGACCTCAATGAAAGCGCAGAACTCGATAGCTCCCTTATCTCGGAAGTAAAGATGGGTAGAAACGGCACATCAATTAAGCTCCATGACAAAATGAAAGCCCTGGAGAAGCTGGAAAAATACCTCGACCTTCTCCCAGATAATCATAAGCGTCGGATGGAGGAAGAGAAGCTCAAGCTGGAAGAAGAGAAATTCAGACTCGAACAACGTAAAGCCGGGGACCTTGAACAGGATGAACCTGCCGATGACGGATTTATTGATGCATTGAACGCCGTTGCCGGGGAGGTGTGGAGCGATGCTGGGGAAGATTAA
- a CDS encoding major capsid protein, whose amino-acid sequence MPTIFDLVNAKNISTYYLANPSNNIPYLGATLFPAKKQLGLDLSWIKGSRGLPVSLQPSAFDTKATLRDRIGFQKIDTEMPFFRESMRIGEKERQELNKVAASQNEALIMPLINEIYDDVVTLVNGAQVVPERMIMQLLSSGKIRITANRQDLDYDYKMSSEHKETLTASDDKWSNPDADIMGDIKTWQDKVEDDTGVRPTNGMCTRKTWNYILQNKPIRLDMNPLGGQNIIMTDAMMKQYLQAKLGLNVAVYNKKYALQDRSTHLFYPDDYFTLIPDGNLGSTYYGTTPEESDLMAGISNAEVSIVNTGVAITTIKEPHPVNVETIVSEIVLPSFETIDTIFIAKVN is encoded by the coding sequence ATGCCAACTATTTTTGATTTAGTTAATGCTAAAAATATCTCCACTTACTACCTGGCTAATCCTTCTAATAACATCCCTTATCTAGGGGCAACACTTTTCCCTGCGAAGAAACAACTAGGATTGGATTTAAGCTGGATTAAAGGGTCACGTGGTCTTCCTGTGTCCCTGCAGCCTTCGGCATTTGACACTAAGGCAACCCTGCGGGATCGCATTGGGTTCCAAAAGATTGACACTGAAATGCCGTTTTTCCGCGAGTCCATGCGGATTGGTGAAAAAGAACGGCAAGAGCTGAATAAGGTGGCCGCATCTCAGAATGAGGCGCTGATTATGCCTCTTATCAATGAAATCTACGATGACGTAGTAACTTTGGTCAATGGCGCCCAGGTCGTACCAGAGCGCATGATTATGCAACTGCTTTCTTCCGGGAAAATCCGCATTACGGCCAATCGACAGGATCTTGATTATGACTACAAGATGTCATCCGAACACAAGGAAACACTAACTGCTTCAGATGACAAATGGAGCAACCCTGACGCTGACATCATGGGCGATATCAAGACATGGCAAGATAAGGTTGAGGATGACACTGGAGTTAGGCCAACCAACGGAATGTGTACCCGCAAAACATGGAACTATATTCTGCAGAACAAACCGATTCGCCTCGACATGAATCCCTTGGGTGGACAGAACATCATCATGACCGACGCTATGATGAAGCAATATCTGCAAGCAAAATTAGGTCTCAATGTTGCGGTGTACAATAAGAAGTACGCCTTGCAGGATAGATCCACTCATTTATTCTACCCGGACGATTACTTTACCCTGATACCTGACGGAAATCTGGGAAGCACCTATTATGGCACTACTCCCGAGGAATCTGACCTAATGGCTGGGATTTCCAACGCCGAGGTGTCTATTGTGAATACCGGTGTAGCGATCACGACGATTAAAGAACCTCACCCGGTAAACGTGGAAACGATTGTTAGTGAAATCGTGCTGCCTAGCTTTGAGACTATCGACACCATCTTTATCGCAAAGGTGAATTAA
- a CDS encoding phage portal protein yields MPITENERIATIIKAGSKTAMSLEQIISLEISEWKTSKCRQAMLKAEDYYRNKTDILSKVRTVIGESGAKEPIGNLADNRLVNGFFRKLVDQKVGYLLSKPMSIQTNKAEYQKLLSSYFGKGNLRMFQSIGKEAVKKGIAWLHVYYNDAGQLCFMRIPSEQIIPLWRDAAHTDLQAVIRTYEVETYEGTRRVTVTKVEWWDTNGVKRYVLQAGGQYGLVPDVEAGDEESHFKVINPGEGEAATETGVNWEHVPFIAFKYNEEEQGLLEFIKSLIDDYDARKSENANNLEDLPNSIYKVKNFEGTKGDEFRKNIATYRVVFVGDDGDVDTINLVIDTEAYKTHMENNRKDIFEFGRGVLFEPDKIGNSPSGVALKFMYADLDMDANIIETEFQASLEQLRWFIDVHITNTTGADYSEESVDFIFNRDIIISESDVITDIKNSVGIISDETLVSNHPYVIDIREELERIKKDKEDTGQDYLGLGGRGTEGGDGEIY; encoded by the coding sequence ATGCCTATCACAGAGAACGAACGCATAGCAACCATTATCAAAGCAGGATCCAAGACCGCGATGAGCCTTGAGCAGATTATCTCCCTGGAAATTAGCGAGTGGAAAACGTCTAAATGCCGGCAGGCTATGCTTAAGGCAGAGGACTACTACCGGAATAAGACCGACATTCTGTCCAAAGTGCGAACGGTCATTGGGGAAAGCGGAGCCAAGGAGCCTATCGGCAATCTGGCCGACAATCGATTGGTTAACGGCTTTTTCAGGAAGCTAGTAGACCAGAAGGTCGGCTATCTGCTGTCCAAGCCCATGAGCATACAGACGAATAAGGCAGAGTACCAGAAGCTCTTGTCATCCTACTTTGGAAAAGGCAATCTCCGTATGTTTCAAAGTATAGGGAAAGAAGCCGTTAAAAAGGGTATCGCTTGGTTGCATGTCTATTACAATGACGCTGGGCAATTATGCTTTATGCGGATACCATCTGAGCAAATTATTCCTTTATGGAGAGATGCAGCTCACACAGACCTCCAGGCGGTAATCAGGACATATGAGGTGGAAACCTACGAGGGCACTCGCCGAGTAACCGTGACCAAAGTTGAGTGGTGGGATACCAACGGGGTAAAGCGGTATGTCTTACAAGCCGGTGGGCAATATGGGCTGGTGCCAGATGTTGAAGCGGGTGACGAAGAATCCCACTTTAAAGTTATCAATCCCGGAGAGGGTGAAGCTGCAACAGAAACCGGCGTCAACTGGGAACACGTCCCTTTCATCGCCTTTAAGTACAACGAAGAAGAGCAAGGGCTGCTGGAGTTTATCAAATCACTGATCGATGACTATGACGCCAGGAAGAGTGAGAATGCCAACAACCTGGAGGATCTGCCAAACAGCATTTATAAAGTTAAAAACTTCGAAGGGACTAAAGGCGACGAATTTAGAAAGAACATAGCCACGTATCGGGTGGTATTCGTCGGTGATGATGGAGACGTTGACACAATCAACCTGGTGATCGATACCGAAGCTTATAAAACCCATATGGAGAATAACCGTAAAGATATTTTTGAGTTTGGTCGCGGAGTACTGTTTGAGCCTGATAAGATTGGCAATAGTCCTTCCGGGGTTGCGCTTAAATTTATGTACGCTGATTTAGATATGGACGCGAATATTATTGAAACGGAATTTCAAGCCAGTCTAGAACAATTACGCTGGTTTATCGACGTGCATATCACTAATACCACCGGAGCTGATTATTCGGAAGAATCGGTGGATTTCATCTTTAATAGGGACATCATCATTTCTGAATCGGATGTCATTACAGACATCAAGAATAGCGTCGGGATTATTTCCGATGAGACACTGGTTTCCAACCATCCATATGTGATCGATATCCGGGAGGAACTGGAGCGCATTAAAAAGGATAAAGAAGACACTGGGCAAGATTATTTAGGTTTGGGTGGTAGAGGCACGGAGGGCGGCGATGGGGAGATTTATTAA
- a CDS encoding phage scaffolding protein, with translation MEWLKKLIEAHTKDGKLDTEALMTAMNTEFPKYAVPKDTYNTLAEAKKQLEKDIATRDKQIDDLKKVDAEGLKAEIEKLQGENKAAKEKYDADMKALSLANAIKLALTGKAHDPDIVANLLDKARIELNEDGTVKSGLDEQLKSLKESKAFLFAEEKKDDGGFQFKGFKPAEGSDDKGKGGEGDKEGAFGKRLADFAKSNEGMEKARQSYFE, from the coding sequence ATGGAATGGTTAAAAAAACTTATTGAGGCTCATACAAAAGACGGGAAACTGGATACTGAGGCACTTATGACCGCGATGAACACGGAGTTTCCCAAGTATGCAGTGCCCAAGGACACTTACAACACCTTAGCCGAGGCGAAAAAACAGCTTGAAAAAGACATTGCCACTCGTGACAAGCAGATTGATGACCTGAAGAAGGTAGATGCGGAAGGACTAAAAGCAGAGATTGAAAAGCTCCAAGGCGAAAACAAAGCGGCCAAGGAAAAATACGATGCCGATATGAAAGCTCTTTCCTTGGCAAACGCGATCAAATTAGCCTTGACCGGCAAGGCCCATGACCCTGATATCGTCGCGAATCTCCTGGATAAAGCAAGAATCGAATTAAACGAGGACGGCACCGTTAAATCTGGCCTAGATGAGCAACTAAAGTCTTTGAAAGAATCAAAGGCTTTTTTATTTGCAGAGGAAAAGAAGGATGACGGCGGGTTCCAGTTCAAAGGCTTCAAGCCGGCAGAAGGCAGCGATGACAAGGGCAAAGGCGGTGAAGGGGACAAGGAAGGGGCCTTTGGTAAGCGCCTAGCTGATTTCGCTAAGAGTAATGAAGGGATGGAGAAAGCCCGACAATCCTATTTTGAGTAA